A stretch of Candidatus Cloacimonadota bacterium DNA encodes these proteins:
- the mazG gene encoding nucleoside triphosphate pyrophosphohydrolase — MTKFQALVDIVAALRDKDNGCPWDIKQTHESLVPNFIEELYEVVEAIEDKDYGALREELGDLMLHIVFQAQISSEEGIFEMTDVLEAICNKLVHRHPHVFADVQVDDAESVKMNWERIKKQEKKERESVLDGIPRALPALIHAQRIQEKAASVGFDWQDMKPVLEKIEEEHEELLEALAQNDQDAISEELGDYLFSIVNLARKLNIDAEAALKATNRKFYRRFRYVESQYNEDEIHEASLEELDSHWESAKTK, encoded by the coding sequence ATGACTAAGTTTCAAGCCTTGGTGGACATCGTTGCAGCGTTAAGGGACAAGGATAATGGTTGTCCCTGGGATATAAAGCAGACTCATGAATCTCTGGTTCCAAACTTCATAGAAGAACTTTACGAAGTGGTTGAGGCCATCGAAGACAAGGATTATGGTGCCTTGCGGGAAGAACTGGGTGATCTCATGCTACACATTGTGTTTCAAGCTCAGATCTCTTCCGAAGAAGGAATCTTTGAGATGACGGATGTATTGGAGGCGATCTGCAACAAGCTTGTACACCGTCACCCCCATGTGTTTGCTGATGTTCAGGTGGATGATGCTGAAAGTGTGAAGATGAATTGGGAACGCATCAAGAAACAGGAGAAGAAGGAGCGGGAAAGCGTGTTGGACGGTATTCCGCGCGCACTGCCTGCTTTGATCCATGCTCAACGGATCCAGGAGAAGGCTGCCTCGGTGGGCTTCGATTGGCAGGACATGAAGCCGGTCTTGGAAAAGATAGAGGAAGAGCATGAGGAATTGCTGGAAGCACTGGCTCAGAACGACCAGGATGCCATTAGTGAGGAATTGGGAGACTATCTGTTCAGCATCGTTAATCTGGCTCGAAAGCTGAACATAGACGCGGAAGCTGCTTTAAAAGCTACCAACCGCAAGTTTTACCGTCGATTCCGCTATGTGGAAAGCCAATACAACGAGGACGAAATCCATGAAGCAAGCCTTGAGGAACTCGATTCCCACTGGGAATCGGCCAAAACCAAGTAA